In the genome of Cronobacter malonaticus LMG 23826, one region contains:
- the mdoH gene encoding glucans biosynthesis glucosyltransferase MdoH yields MNKSTEYIDLLPLSDAEKATLPTSDMQALHQALDAEGRVWAREDDSPLGSVKTRLEQRWSDSLLKGDQLIKDDEGRTQIQAMPKATRSSMFPDPWRTNPIGRFWDRLRGREVLPRYMAGLTKEERAAEQKWRTVGTIRRYILLLLTLSQTVVATWYMKTILPYQGWALINPADMMGQDWLVSLMQLLPYVLQSGILILFAILFCWVSAGFWTALMGFLQLLIGKDKYSISASTVGDEPINPEHRTALIMPICNEDVDRVFAGLRATWESVKATGQQAHFDVYILSDSYNPDICVAEQKAWMELIAEVQGEGQIFYRRRRRRVKRKSGNIDDFCRRWGNQYSYMVVLDADSVMTGDCLTGLVRLMEANPNAGIIQSSPKASGMDTLYARCQQFATRVYGPLFTAGLHFWQLGESHYWGHNAIIRVKPFIEHCALAPLPGEGSFAGSILSHDFVEAALMRRAGWGVWIAYDLPGSYEELPPNLLDELKRDRRWCHGNLMNFRLFLVKGMHPVHRAVFLTGVMSYLSAPLWFLFLALSTALQVVHALTEPQYFLQPRQLFPVWPQWRPELAIALFASTMVLLFLPKLLSVILIWCKGPKEYGGFLRVTLSLLLEVLFSVLLAPVRMLFHTVFVVSAFLGWEVVWNSPQRDDDSTPWSEAFLRHGSQLLLGLVWAVGMAWLDLRFLFWLAPIVFSLILSPFVSVISSRATVGLRTKRWKLFLIPEEYSPPQVLVDTDRYLELNRSRSLEDGFMHAVFHPSFNALATAMATARHRASHVLEIARDRHVEQALNDTPEKLNRDRRLVLLSDPVTMARMHYRVWAHPERYSSWVNHYETLKLNPQALSTP; encoded by the coding sequence ATGAATAAGTCTACTGAGTATATCGACCTGCTGCCGCTTTCTGACGCTGAGAAAGCGACGCTGCCGACATCTGACATGCAGGCCCTTCATCAGGCGCTGGACGCTGAAGGGCGCGTCTGGGCCCGCGAGGATGACTCCCCGCTGGGTTCGGTGAAAACGCGTCTTGAACAGCGCTGGTCAGACTCGCTTCTTAAGGGCGATCAGCTGATCAAAGACGATGAAGGTCGCACCCAGATCCAGGCCATGCCGAAGGCCACGCGTTCCTCCATGTTCCCGGACCCGTGGCGCACCAACCCAATTGGGCGCTTCTGGGACCGTCTGCGCGGTCGCGAAGTGCTGCCGCGCTATATGGCGGGGCTGACGAAAGAAGAGCGCGCCGCGGAGCAGAAATGGCGTACGGTCGGCACCATCCGCCGTTACATTCTGCTGCTGCTGACGCTCTCGCAGACCGTCGTCGCCACCTGGTATATGAAAACCATTCTGCCATATCAGGGCTGGGCGCTGATCAACCCGGCGGATATGATGGGCCAGGACTGGCTGGTGTCGCTGATGCAGCTACTGCCGTATGTACTGCAAAGCGGCATTCTGATCCTGTTCGCCATCCTGTTCTGCTGGGTGAGCGCCGGGTTCTGGACGGCGCTGATGGGCTTTTTGCAGCTGCTTATCGGTAAAGATAAATACAGCATCTCCGCCTCGACAGTGGGCGACGAGCCGATAAACCCTGAGCATCGCACCGCGCTTATCATGCCTATCTGTAACGAAGACGTGGATCGCGTCTTCGCGGGCCTGCGCGCGACCTGGGAGTCGGTGAAAGCCACCGGCCAGCAGGCGCACTTCGACGTTTATATCCTGAGCGACAGTTACAATCCGGATATCTGCGTCGCCGAGCAGAAAGCCTGGATGGAGCTGATCGCAGAAGTGCAGGGCGAAGGGCAGATTTTCTATCGCCGCCGTCGTCGTCGCGTGAAGCGTAAAAGCGGCAACATCGACGATTTCTGCCGCCGCTGGGGCAACCAGTACAGCTATATGGTGGTGCTGGACGCCGACTCCGTAATGACGGGCGACTGTCTGACCGGGCTGGTGCGTCTGATGGAAGCGAACCCGAACGCCGGTATCATCCAGTCGTCGCCGAAAGCCTCCGGTATGGACACGCTCTATGCGCGCTGCCAGCAATTCGCGACACGCGTCTATGGGCCGCTGTTTACCGCGGGCCTGCACTTCTGGCAGCTGGGCGAATCGCACTACTGGGGCCATAACGCCATTATCCGCGTGAAGCCGTTTATTGAGCACTGTGCGCTGGCACCGCTGCCAGGCGAAGGCTCTTTCGCCGGTTCTATCCTCTCTCACGACTTTGTGGAAGCGGCGCTGATGCGTCGTGCGGGGTGGGGCGTGTGGATTGCCTACGATCTGCCAGGCTCGTATGAAGAGCTGCCGCCGAACCTGCTGGATGAGCTTAAGCGCGACCGTCGCTGGTGCCACGGCAACCTGATGAACTTCCGCCTGTTCCTGGTGAAAGGGATGCACCCGGTTCACCGTGCGGTGTTCCTGACAGGCGTGATGTCTTATCTTTCTGCGCCGCTCTGGTTCCTGTTCCTGGCGCTCTCGACGGCGTTGCAGGTGGTACATGCGCTCACTGAGCCGCAATACTTCCTCCAGCCGCGTCAGCTGTTCCCGGTGTGGCCACAGTGGCGTCCTGAGCTCGCGATTGCGCTATTCGCTTCCACGATGGTGCTGCTGTTCCTGCCGAAGCTTTTGAGCGTCATTCTCATCTGGTGTAAAGGCCCGAAAGAGTACGGCGGCTTCCTGCGCGTGACGCTCTCTCTGCTGCTGGAAGTGCTGTTCTCGGTACTGCTGGCGCCGGTGCGTATGCTGTTCCACACGGTGTTTGTGGTAAGCGCGTTCCTTGGCTGGGAAGTGGTCTGGAACTCGCCGCAGCGCGACGACGACTCCACCCCGTGGAGCGAAGCGTTCCTGCGCCACGGCTCTCAGCTGCTGCTGGGTCTGGTGTGGGCGGTCGGCATGGCGTGGCTTGATCTGCGCTTCCTGTTCTGGCTGGCGCCTATCGTGTTCTCGCTGATCCTGTCGCCGTTCGTGTCGGTGATTTCGAGCCGCGCGACCGTGGGCCTGCGCACCAAACGCTGGAAACTGTTCCTGATCCCGGAAGAGTATTCGCCGCCGCAGGTGCTGGTGGATACCGACCGTTATCTGGAGCTGAACCGCAGCCGTTCGCTAGAAGATGGCTTTATGCACGCGGTGTTCCATCCGTCGTTTAACGCGCTGGCAACCGCCATGGCGACCGCGCGTCACCGCGCAAGCCACGTGCTGGAAATCGCCCGCGATCGTCACGTCGAGCAGGCGCTGAACGATACGCCGGAGAAACTGAACCGCGACCGCCGTCTGGTGTTGTTGAGCGATCCGGTCACGATGGCGCGTATGCACTATCGCGTCTGGGCGCACCCGGAGCGTTATTCGTCCTGGGTAAACCATTACGAGACGCTGAAGCTTAACCCGCAGGCGTTAAGCACGCCGTAA
- a CDS encoding Kdo(2)-lipid IV(A) acyltransferase: protein MTHLPQFSRALLHPRYWLTWLGIGLLYLVVLLPYPVIWRLGRGLGRLAKRLMKRRARIAHRNLELCFPQMSEAEREALVVKNFESVGMGLMETGMAWFWPDWRIERWTEVSGVEPVKALLAQKQGILLIGVHFLTLELGARIFGMHTPGIGVYRPNDNPLLDWLQTWGRLRSNKTMLDRKDLKGMIKALKGGEIIWYAPDHDYGPRNSVFVPFFAVDQAATTSGTWMLAKMSKACIVPFVPRRKADGSGYELIALEPECAPPLGSAEETAAWMNNIVEKCILMAPDQYMWLHRRFKTRPEGVPSRY, encoded by the coding sequence ATGACGCATTTACCGCAATTTTCTCGCGCACTGCTGCACCCCCGTTACTGGCTGACCTGGCTTGGCATTGGCCTGCTGTATCTTGTCGTGCTGCTGCCCTATCCGGTTATCTGGCGGCTCGGCCGCGGCCTGGGCCGTCTCGCGAAGCGGCTAATGAAGCGCCGCGCGCGCATTGCCCACCGCAACCTTGAGCTATGCTTCCCCCAAATGAGCGAAGCCGAGCGCGAGGCGCTGGTGGTGAAGAACTTTGAATCGGTCGGTATGGGGCTGATGGAAACCGGCATGGCCTGGTTCTGGCCCGACTGGCGCATCGAGCGCTGGACAGAAGTTTCTGGCGTTGAACCCGTAAAAGCGCTTCTGGCGCAAAAACAGGGCATTTTGCTTATCGGCGTGCATTTCCTGACGCTGGAGCTTGGCGCGCGCATCTTCGGGATGCATACGCCGGGCATCGGGGTTTATCGCCCGAACGACAACCCGCTGCTCGACTGGCTGCAAACCTGGGGCCGCCTGCGATCCAATAAAACGATGCTCGACCGTAAGGATCTCAAAGGGATGATCAAGGCGCTGAAAGGCGGCGAGATCATCTGGTATGCGCCAGACCACGACTACGGCCCGCGCAACAGCGTGTTTGTGCCGTTTTTCGCGGTCGATCAGGCCGCCACCACGTCCGGCACCTGGATGCTCGCGAAGATGTCGAAAGCCTGCATCGTGCCGTTTGTGCCGCGCCGCAAAGCGGACGGCAGCGGCTATGAACTGATTGCGCTGGAGCCGGAGTGCGCACCGCCGCTCGGCAGCGCCGAAGAGACCGCCGCCTGGATGAATAACATCGTCGAGAAGTGCATTCTGATGGCACCGGATCAATATATGTGGCTGCACCGCCGCTTTAAAACGCGCCCGGAAGGCGTGCCGTCCCGCTATTGA
- the mdoG gene encoding glucans biosynthesis protein MdoG encodes MMKMGWLGAAVMLSLYTTSGWAFTIDDVAKQAKSLAGKSYEAPKSNLPSVFRDMKYADYQQIQFNHDNAYWSKIKTPFKLEFYHQGMYFDTPVALNEVTANTVRKIKYSPDYFNFGNVQHDKDTVKDLGFAGFKVLYPINSKDKNDEIVSMLGASYFRVIGQGQVYGLSARGLAIDTALPSGEEFPRFREFWIERPKPTDKRLTIYALLDSPRATGAYRFIITPGRDTVVDVQSKVYLRDKVGKLGVAPLTSMFLFGPNQPSPATNYRPELHDSNGLSLHAGNGEWIWRPLNNPKHLAVSTFTTENPQGFGLLQRGRQFSRFEDIDDRYDLRPSAWVTPQGQWGKGKVELVEIPTNDETNDNIVAYWTPDQLPEPGKEMNFKYTITFSRDEDKLHAPENAWVLQTRRSTGDVKQSNLIRQPDGTIAFVVDFTGTDMQKLPDNTPVTAQASIGDNGEIVENSVRYNPVTKGWRMTLRVKIKDAKKTTEMRAALVNGDQPLSETWSYQLPANE; translated from the coding sequence ATGATGAAAATGGGTTGGCTGGGTGCAGCAGTGATGTTGTCACTTTATACCACTTCGGGTTGGGCCTTCACTATCGACGACGTCGCAAAACAGGCGAAATCCTTAGCGGGAAAAAGCTATGAAGCGCCGAAAAGCAACCTGCCCTCCGTTTTCCGCGATATGAAATACGCGGACTACCAACAGATCCAGTTCAATCATGACAATGCCTACTGGAGCAAAATCAAAACCCCGTTCAAGCTTGAATTCTACCATCAGGGTATGTACTTCGACACGCCGGTTGCCCTTAACGAGGTGACGGCCAATACGGTTCGCAAAATTAAGTACAGCCCGGATTATTTTAATTTCGGCAACGTGCAGCACGACAAAGACACCGTCAAAGACCTGGGCTTCGCCGGTTTCAAAGTGCTCTATCCGATCAACAGCAAAGATAAAAACGACGAAATCGTCAGCATGCTGGGCGCGAGCTATTTCCGCGTCATCGGCCAGGGCCAGGTGTACGGGCTTTCCGCACGCGGTCTGGCTATCGACACCGCGCTGCCGTCGGGCGAAGAGTTCCCGCGCTTTCGCGAGTTCTGGATTGAGCGTCCTAAACCGACCGACAAACGCCTGACAATTTACGCGCTGCTGGATTCTCCGCGTGCCACAGGTGCCTATCGCTTCATCATCACCCCCGGTCGCGATACGGTCGTGGACGTGCAGTCGAAAGTCTATCTGCGCGATAAAGTGGGCAAACTGGGCGTTGCACCGCTGACCAGTATGTTCCTCTTCGGGCCGAACCAGCCGTCGCCCGCCACTAATTACCGCCCGGAACTGCATGACTCCAACGGTCTCTCCCTGCACGCCGGTAACGGCGAGTGGATCTGGCGTCCGCTGAATAACCCGAAACACCTGGCGGTCAGCACGTTTACCACCGAAAACCCGCAGGGCTTTGGCCTGTTGCAGCGCGGTCGTCAGTTCTCCCGTTTTGAGGATATCGACGACCGCTACGATCTGCGTCCGAGCGCGTGGGTCACTCCGCAAGGGCAGTGGGGTAAAGGGAAAGTCGAGCTGGTGGAAATTCCGACCAACGACGAAACCAACGATAACATCGTCGCTTACTGGACGCCGGATCAGCTGCCGGAGCCGGGCAAGGAGATGAATTTCAAATACACCATCACCTTTAGCCGCGACGAAGACAAACTGCACGCGCCGGAAAACGCATGGGTACTGCAGACGCGCCGCTCCACGGGCGATGTGAAACAGTCCAACCTTATCCGTCAGCCGGATGGCACCATCGCGTTTGTGGTGGATTTCACCGGCACCGACATGCAAAAGCTGCCGGATAACACGCCGGTGACCGCTCAGGCGAGCATTGGCGATAACGGCGAAATCGTAGAAAACAGCGTGCGCTACAACCCGGTCACCAAAGGCTGGCGTATGACGCTGCGCGTGAAAATCAAAGACGCCAAGAAAACCACTGAAATGCGCGCTGCCCTTGTGAATGGCGATCAGCCGCTGAGTGAAACCTGGAGCTATCAGCTACCTGCCAATGAATAA
- a CDS encoding YceK/YidQ family lipoprotein, whose translation MLCGCGSIISRAVPGQGHGNQYYPGVQWDVRDRPWRFILMLDLPFSLIFDTLLLPVDMHHGPYE comes from the coding sequence ATGCTCTGCGGATGTGGCAGCATCATCAGTCGCGCCGTGCCGGGGCAGGGGCATGGCAACCAGTATTACCCCGGCGTGCAGTGGGATGTTCGCGACAGGCCGTGGCGTTTTATCCTGATGCTCGACCTGCCTTTTTCACTTATCTTCGACACGTTGCTGCTGCCAGTCGATATGCATCACGGCCCGTATGAGTAA
- a CDS encoding MysB family protein, whose translation MTMYATLEEAIDAAREEFLAANPGVEEEDAVVELFNMQKYVLQDGEIMWQVEFFADETDEGDCLTVLTGDAAQSVFDGDFDEIELRQEWQEENTLHEWDEGEFQLEPPLDTEEGRTAADEWDTTR comes from the coding sequence ATGACTATGTACGCCACGCTTGAAGAAGCCATTGACGCAGCACGCGAAGAGTTCCTCGCCGCGAATCCGGGAGTTGAGGAAGAGGACGCGGTTGTCGAACTGTTCAATATGCAAAAGTATGTGCTGCAGGATGGGGAAATTATGTGGCAGGTAGAGTTCTTCGCCGATGAAACCGACGAAGGCGACTGCCTGACCGTGTTAACCGGCGATGCCGCCCAGAGCGTGTTTGACGGCGATTTCGATGAGATTGAGCTGCGCCAGGAGTGGCAGGAAGAAAACACTCTGCACGAATGGGATGAGGGCGAATTTCAGCTGGAGCCGCCGCTGGACACCGAAGAGGGGCGCACCGCGGCGGACGAGTGGGACACTACCCGCTAA